In Streptococcus parapneumoniae, the genomic stretch GCTGGGTGGTCTTTTGGAAGGTTCATACGTTCAAAGTTATAGTAGTCTTGCTCCACTTCAAAACCATCCACGACTTGGTAACCCATCCCAATGAAAATATCTTCGATTTCTTCACTAGTTTGTGTCAAAACATGACGGTGACCAGTAGCAACTGGACGACCTGGAAGCGTCACATCGATACTCTCGCTAGCTAACTGTGCAGCGACTTTCTTTTCTTCCAAGAGCTTAGCTGTTTCTTCAAAGGCTGCTGTCAAGACATCACGAGCCTCATTGACGTGTTTCCCAATGATTGGACGCATCTCAGCAGAAACATCTTTCATCCCTTTGAGGATTTCAGTGAGCGAACCCTTTTTACCAAGGACAGAGACACGCAAATCTTGCATCTCTTTTTCATTTTCAGCAGTAATCTGCTTCAAGCTAGCCAGCGTTTCTTCACGAAGCGCTTTTAATTGTTCTTCAATAGTTGACATAATTCCTCCATCAGTCGCTCGTAGATAAAAAGAAAACCACATGCCAAAAACTCCACTCGGAGCGTTGACACGCGGTACCATCCGTTTTCATCTGACAAGTCAGACCTTCATTTCTAAATCCATGCGCAAGTGAATTCACCCAGCTTTCATATAGAGAGCTTACAGTCACGGCTCTCCTCCCTGATATACTTCCCTTGAGTTACTAGTCTTGCAGATTTCTATTCAATTACTACTTAGTTTATCAGATTTTTACCATTCTTGCAAGACCTATCTCACTTCTGCTTGTTAGCTTATTCTTATCTAAATCAACTATTTATAATTTCTGTAACAAAATTAAATTAATTAATCCCCCTATAAAATAAAGAGGTTTAGAATTTGATGTCTTCCAAACCTCTTTATTTCATATTTAATGAGATGTTGCCTTAACCGTGATAATATCTAATCATCAATAAACAAACTATTTGAATAAGGATTCTCCATTTGATTCAATCACTTCTTTATACCAAGTAAAGGACATTTTCTTATATCGATTGAATGTACCACTTCCATCATCGTTTCGATCAACATAAATGAGACCGTACCTTTTAGAAAGTTGTGCAGTGGACATAGAAACACAGTCAATACATCCCCAAGACGTATAGCCCATAATTTCAACACCATCCTGTAGAGCTTCAGCAACTTGCAATAAATGTTCTTTCATATACTGAATTCTATAATCATCTTGGACGGTTAAGTTATTAAGTTCATCTTTTATTAGTTGATCTTTAGCACCTAATCCGTTTTCCACTATAAATAATGGGATTTGATAACGGTCATAATATCTATTTAAAATTATACGTAGTCCAATTGGATCAATTTGCCATCCCCACTCAGAAGACTCTAAATAAGGATTTACTAAACCACCAATAATATTCCCTTGTCCTGAATTATACTGTGTTGGAAGAGCAGATTGAGTCACACTCATGTAATAGCTAAACGATAAAAAATCTACAGTATAATTTTTTAATAACTCTGCATCTTCAGCTGCAAACTCTATGTTAATGTCATGTTCCTTGAAATATCTTTTTGCATAATTCGGATAATAACCTCTAACATGCACATCTGAAAATAGATAATTTAGATTCTCATACTCATGAGTCGCCCATACATCTTTTGGATTTGGAGTCATTGGATAAGCTGGCATAGCTAATACCATACACCCCACCTTAAACTCTGAATTAATCTCACGAGCAATTTTTGTAACCAAACTCGAGGCGACTAATTCATGATGTATAGCTTGATATAATTCTTGTTTCGAAAGATTCTCCTTAGGTATATCTATTCCTCCACTAGTAAACGGTAATTCCAAAACAGAGTTTACTTCGTTAAATGTAAGCCAATATTTAACTTTATCTTTATACCTTTTTAAAACTGTTCGAGCAAATTTTTCATAAAAATGAATCATTCTCCTATCAATCCATCCATGATATTTTCTTGATAAATATAATGGAGTCTCATAGTGTGAAAGAGTTACAAGTGGTTCTATCCCATGAGCATGTAGTTCATCAAATAATTCATCATAATATTTCAAACCAGCTTCGTTAGGTTCTTCCTCATCTCCTTTTGGAAAAATTCTACTCCATGCAATAGAAGTACGAAAAACATTAAAGCCCATTTCAGAAAACAAGGATATATCTTCCTTATATTTATGATAAAAATCAATACCTATCAATTTTAAGTTATCTTCTGTAGGATTTTCTGTTGCTTCTCCTAATCCACCTTTGGGTAACACATCCTGAACTGATAAGCCCTTACCATCTTCATTATATGCTCCCTCTACTTGATTAGCTGCAACAGCTCCACCCCAAAGAAAATCATCTGGAAAAATGGTCATAACTTTCCTCCATTATAATATTACCAGTAATTCCTTAGAATGCTCGATTGTCTGATTATTAGGTAATACTAATACATCTAGAAAATCATTGGTATTCGTTACAATTACTGGTGTAACGGTTTCGTAGCCTTTACTCTTGATTAAATTCAAGTCCATTTCAAAAATCAACTGATTTTTGAAAACTCTGTCTCCTTCTTCTACATGACTAATAAAACCTTGACCTTTTAGCTCAACAGTATCTAATCCAATATGAATTAGTAACTCAATACCCTCATCACTCTTCAATCCAATTGCGTGCTTAGTCGGAAAAATATTTGTAATTTTCCCATCGAATGGTGCATAAACCTTACCTTCACTTGGGATAATCGCTACTCCGTCTCCAATTAGTTTATCTGAAAAGGTTTTATCCTGGACATCGCTTAACGGAATGATTTCTCCTGATATAGGAGAAAATATCATTTTTTTATTTGAAACTCCAGCTTCAACTTCTAAATTACTAGAACTCTCTTCTTCATCGATTCCAAATATATAAGCTAATACAAAGGTAATAACAACCGAAATGACCGCCACAATTAAAGCATTTACAATATTTGATGGTGCATCAGAATAAATAAATTGAGGCAACGCTATCAAAGATGGGACAGCAAATAGATAGGCTTTAACACTAGTAAGACCTGCAAATAATCCCGCTAATCCACCACCAATCATAGCTGCATAAAGCGGTTTTTTATATTTTAAAGTCACACCATATAATGCAGGTTCGGTAATTCCTGCAAGTAAGGCTGAGAAACCTGCTGCAAAAGCAATTTGTTTTGTATTATTATTTTTACTCTTTAATGCAACAGCCATCGAAGCAGCCCCTTGAGCTAAGTTTGACCCTAACATTGCTGGAAGAATTAATACGTCTGGAGTAGCAATAGATGCCGCCAAAAAAATAGGTGCAAAAGCCCAATGCATTCCAGTCATAACAATAAATGGCATAATAGCACCAAGAATAGCTAATGTAAGCCATCCAGCTACACCATACATTTGCCCAACTAGATTTGATAATCCTTCACCAACAATTACTCCAATAGGTCCGACTACAACTAAGGCAATAAAGCTTGATACTAATAATACTAGCGTAGGTTGCAAAAAACTCTTAGTAACAGCTGGTGTTAATTTAGCAATCATTTTTTCAATATATTTCATCAACCAAACCATAATAAGAATTGGAATGACTGATGAACCATAACTAGCTGGTGTCACAGGTGCACCAAATAAACTAAGAGGATTCCCTGATTGCACCATTTGAACAAAATTTGGATGGAGAAGTACACCTGCTACAGACATAGCTAATGTAGATGTTACTTTTAATTTTTGTGATGCAGAATAAGCTAATAACAGCGGTAAGAAATAATATGGAGCATCACCAAAGAATGTCAAAAAAGAAATAGTCTGAGAATCTGATTGCAATATACCAAGCATTGGTAAAATGATTACCAAGACTTTCAACATACCTCCCCCTAACATTGCTGGAATGATTGGAGTCATGGAACCAGCGATATACTCAATGATTCGTTCTAAAATATTCCCTTTGTGCCCTTGATCAACTGAATCTGTTTCAAAATTGCCAAGTTTAATGAATTCTTTATAATAATTGGCTACATCATTACCAAGTATAATTTGATATTGCCCATTCTTTTTCATAATACCTATTACACCTGGTATCTTCTTCACATCATCATCATTGACTAAATTTTCATCTTTTAATTCTAATCTTAAACGTGTTACACAATGGGTAACTCTATTGACATTTTTTTCGCCTCCAATTACATCGAGGATTTTTTGTACCGTATCTTTATAACTCATGGTATTCTCCTATTCTATTAATCTAAATTTTTTGTTAAGCGACGAATATGAGCCATCAAATAAACTAATTCACTAGAAGTCAGCAAATAATTGTACTCAGTTTGTATAAACATTGCCACCTGTTTACCACATTCATATTCCCTAGGATATTTATTTTTCATTAATGCTAACAAGTCTTCATCATCATCGTCACAATAAGTTGTATTTTCAACCAAACGATGGGCAAATAATTTTATATGAGTTATGAATCTATAATAATCAATAGAATCTTGGTTAAACTCAGTACAATAGAAATCTTGAATGATTTTCTCAATTCCCATAATTATTTCAGTGATTTTATACGACTCTTGAAAATTATTTTCTAAATTAGCATTAACAAAATGTAGCGCTATGAATGCAGCTTCGTCAATTGGAAGTTCAATACCTAACTCTTTTTTTATTATTTGTAAAGCCCTTTTCCCAAGCTCAAATTCTTCTTTATAATATTTCGAGATTTCCCAACGTAGGGGATTCGAAATAATAACTCCTTCTTTATAACGTTCTATACTCGAAGAAATATGATCCGTTAGATTTATATAGATAATCTCATCAAAATTATTACCCAATGTTATTTTACCGAGATTAATTATTTTTTCGGTGATGTACACCAACTCCAAAGGAACGTTAATAAACATCTCTGTAAAACGGGTCATATTATCTCTATTTTTGAGAAAAAAACTTTTCTCAATATCAATTGGATTTACTTTATCTCCAATTTTTCTTCCAAAAGCTATTCCCCTTCCAAAAAGAAGAATATCGATATCTTTTTTACTTTGCGCAATTACAGCATTGTGGTTTAGTATTCGTTTTATGATCATAAAATTTCCCTTTTAAAATAAAAGGAACCTACTTAAAAACATCAAGAAACTTCTTCCGATGTGATTAAATAGGTTCCTGCTCACTTGTATTAGTGATAACATCCTTTTATTTCAATTTTTAATGGTGACATGAAGCTTAAATAATTAATAACTCTGCAACCATTTTCATTTTAAGATATTTCAATCTATTTGTCAAGTACTTGTAGAAATTTGTATGTGTCGTAATTTTTGAGAAATCCTAAATTTCCATATAAATATATGCAGATACACGAAAGGGCTAAACATTTTTGTATGCTCAGCCCTTGACAATGATTTTTTCTTATGCTATCATTTTAGTTGACTGAGTAATACAAGTTGGGTTTGTGTTACTCTGCGGAGTTGGAGGCTCATTTCCAACTCCTTTTTTCGTTGTTTTTATATCTCTATTATACCAAAATCAGGATAAATGTCAATTATTCCACGCCAAAAAAGCCCAAATCTCACTAGAAATTTTTGCTTATTTATATTTGTGTTTTCGTTAAAATTAGCACTTAAATTATTTCATCTTAAATATCTTTTCTATATTTTTATGTAAACGGGGAAGTTTGTAGTCTTTAGAGTCATTTTTAGGTCGAACACTATCCGCACTGATATGATCCAATGACGTATACTTATCATAGTCCTCCTTCCATTCTCCAAAAAATAAATCTCTTAATTTTCCTTCACGCTCTAACAATATCATATTCGCTACGGCTATCCCACCTTCACTTGTCCAATACATTCCTCTATGCTTCATCCTATAAGTTATTTTTCGATGCTGGCTCTCCATAATCCCAATACCTGACTTTGGAAGTCCTCTCATCTCCGCTGGTTTCGTATACTGAAAATTTCTAATTAATCTACTCGAATAATATTCAAATTTTTCTTGTCCTTCTTCACTACTAACCAAAGATTCTATAGTATCTAGTGAACGCCTTAATAATTTCTTATTATGCTCTCTAATAGCTTGAAATAAGTCTTCTCTCAACTCTCTCGGATAAGACTTTGTAAATTCTTTGATTTCTTTATTCAAGTGATATTCGTCCCAAAAATGCTCATGCCTCTTAACATTAAATGATTTAGCAATTTCAGTAAATACATGTGGAGTA encodes the following:
- a CDS encoding glycoside hydrolase family 1 protein, whose amino-acid sequence is MTIFPDDFLWGGAVAANQVEGAYNEDGKGLSVQDVLPKGGLGEATENPTEDNLKLIGIDFYHKYKEDISLFSEMGFNVFRTSIAWSRIFPKGDEEEPNEAGLKYYDELFDELHAHGIEPLVTLSHYETPLYLSRKYHGWIDRRMIHFYEKFARTVLKRYKDKVKYWLTFNEVNSVLELPFTSGGIDIPKENLSKQELYQAIHHELVASSLVTKIAREINSEFKVGCMVLAMPAYPMTPNPKDVWATHEYENLNYLFSDVHVRGYYPNYAKRYFKEHDINIEFAAEDAELLKNYTVDFLSFSYYMSVTQSALPTQYNSGQGNIIGGLVNPYLESSEWGWQIDPIGLRIILNRYYDRYQIPLFIVENGLGAKDQLIKDELNNLTVQDDYRIQYMKEHLLQVAEALQDGVEIMGYTSWGCIDCVSMSTAQLSKRYGLIYVDRNDDGSGTFNRYKKMSFTWYKEVIESNGESLFK
- a CDS encoding beta-glucoside-specific PTS transporter subunit IIABC, which translates into the protein MSYKDTVQKILDVIGGEKNVNRVTHCVTRLRLELKDENLVNDDDVKKIPGVIGIMKKNGQYQIILGNDVANYYKEFIKLGNFETDSVDQGHKGNILERIIEYIAGSMTPIIPAMLGGGMLKVLVIILPMLGILQSDSQTISFLTFFGDAPYYFLPLLLAYSASQKLKVTSTLAMSVAGVLLHPNFVQMVQSGNPLSLFGAPVTPASYGSSVIPILIMVWLMKYIEKMIAKLTPAVTKSFLQPTLVLLVSSFIALVVVGPIGVIVGEGLSNLVGQMYGVAGWLTLAILGAIMPFIVMTGMHWAFAPIFLAASIATPDVLILPAMLGSNLAQGAASMAVALKSKNNNTKQIAFAAGFSALLAGITEPALYGVTLKYKKPLYAAMIGGGLAGLFAGLTSVKAYLFAVPSLIALPQFIYSDAPSNIVNALIVAVISVVITFVLAYIFGIDEEESSSNLEVEAGVSNKKMIFSPISGEIIPLSDVQDKTFSDKLIGDGVAIIPSEGKVYAPFDGKITNIFPTKHAIGLKSDEGIELLIHIGLDTVELKGQGFISHVEEGDRVFKNQLIFEMDLNLIKSKGYETVTPVIVTNTNDFLDVLVLPNNQTIEHSKELLVIL
- the licT gene encoding BglG family transcription antiterminator LicT, translating into MIIKRILNHNAVIAQSKKDIDILLFGRGIAFGRKIGDKVNPIDIEKSFFLKNRDNMTRFTEMFINVPLELVYITEKIINLGKITLGNNFDEIIYINLTDHISSSIERYKEGVIISNPLRWEISKYYKEEFELGKRALQIIKKELGIELPIDEAAFIALHFVNANLENNFQESYKITEIIMGIEKIIQDFYCTEFNQDSIDYYRFITHIKLFAHRLVENTTYCDDDDEDLLALMKNKYPREYECGKQVAMFIQTEYNYLLTSSELVYLMAHIRRLTKNLD